A window of Candidatus Xiphinematobacter sp. Idaho Grape contains these coding sequences:
- a CDS encoding amino acid permease: MTREDPSPDQASGGGLSPEEWKEATRFSRVDVGWVILSIGMAIGAGIIFLPVQAGRVGIWCFLASAIVAYPSLYLFQRLFINTLAESKICSDYPAVISGYLGKNWGIALGVLYFFMLVIWIFVYFTDITNDSASYLQTFGVTKNLLSRNPFYSLVLIGSLVSIAAKGEQFLFRVSVLMVLIKLGIIIFLGVAMIKFWNLYNIGPVDPYHVLVKQGIITLPFTLTSILFIQTLSPMVISYRAREKFPEVARYKSLRVMNIAFLILFGTVFFYALSFTLAFGYEEAEFAFRNNISALAMAARFLPSGLATTLGITLNIFAIVTAFFSIYLGFHEVCRGLVLNIFQRFFPNGEISSVWINRGVQMFTIVLAWGVVGLNIPILYFTSVSSPIFGLVGCLIPAWLVLRVPELARYRNIALIVIVLTGILLIVSPFLAFWSS; encoded by the coding sequence ATGACTCGTGAAGATCCTTCGCCAGATCAGGCCTCTGGAGGGGGGCTGTCACCGGAAGAGTGGAAAGAAGCAACACGCTTTAGCCGAGTGGACGTAGGGTGGGTTATCCTAAGCATAGGAATGGCGATAGGCGCAGGAATAATTTTCTTACCGGTCCAGGCAGGGAGGGTAGGGATATGGTGCTTTCTTGCCTCTGCAATAGTGGCCTATCCATCCCTATACTTGTTTCAAAGACTTTTCATCAATACGCTAGCGGAATCAAAAATTTGCAGCGATTATCCTGCAGTAATCTCCGGATATCTCGGTAAGAATTGGGGTATAGCCCTAGGTGTCTTGTATTTCTTCATGTTGGTCATTTGGATCTTTGTCTATTTTACCGACATTACTAACGATAGTGCTTCCTACCTCCAAACGTTTGGGGTGACCAAGAATTTACTCTCCAGAAACCCGTTCTATTCCTTAGTCTTGATTGGCAGTCTCGTATCGATTGCAGCCAAGGGAGAACAGTTCCTTTTCAGGGTATCTGTACTCATGGTTCTAATCAAACTAGGCATTATTATTTTTCTAGGAGTGGCAATGATCAAGTTCTGGAATTTATATAATATTGGCCCAGTCGACCCCTATCATGTGCTTGTTAAGCAAGGTATTATTACCCTCCCGTTCACTCTAACTTCGATATTATTCATACAGACTTTGAGCCCTATGGTAATATCTTATCGAGCCCGAGAAAAATTTCCAGAAGTAGCACGCTATAAGTCGCTCCGGGTGATGAATATCGCGTTTCTAATTTTGTTTGGAACAGTCTTTTTCTATGCCCTATCGTTTACTTTGGCATTTGGGTACGAGGAGGCCGAATTCGCCTTCCGTAACAACATCTCTGCCCTGGCAATGGCCGCGAGGTTTTTGCCATCCGGATTGGCGACAACACTGGGCATCACTCTTAATATATTTGCCATAGTGACGGCATTTTTTAGTATCTACCTAGGCTTTCACGAGGTATGTCGAGGATTAGTGCTCAACATTTTTCAACGCTTTTTTCCAAACGGAGAAATCAGCTCGGTATGGATCAACCGAGGAGTGCAGATGTTTACCATCGTACTTGCCTGGGGAGTGGTCGGTTTAAACATCCCCATTCTATACTTTACATCAGTGTCCAGCCCCATTTTTGGACTGGTTGGATGCCTAATTCCCGCATGGTTAGTTCTACGAGTACCGGAACTTGCAAGGTATCGAAATATAGCGCTAATTGTCATAGTTCTTACTGGAATACTTCTTATCGTGTCTCCATTTCTGGCATTTTGGTCCTCTTAG
- the lpxD gene encoding UDP-3-O-(3-hydroxymyristoyl)glucosamine N-acyltransferase, with translation MRLEEVARLVGTEVSLSSAAVEIRGISAVGDAERGDVTFLGNLKYLPALRSSRASAVLVPMNFEEPVPPILLRVESPTTAFGKLIDFFSEPDPSYTPGVHRLACIAEGVHISQGVSIQPFAVVESGAQIGTGTVIGAHCYIGQKVVIGEKCLLHPRVSILARCLVGNRVVLHPGVVLGSDGFGFEYLRGKHVKLPQRGIVQVDDDVEIGANTTVDRARFGRTWIQKGTKIDNLVQIAHNVTVGECSILCGQVGIAGSTKVGRCVTIAGQVGINGHIEVGDEAVIAAKSGVVKSVSPKEVLIGVPARPIEVYKRKFFYVERLEKFYARVRRLEEKITELLQ, from the coding sequence ATGAGGCTTGAAGAGGTTGCACGGCTCGTTGGTACAGAAGTTTCGCTGAGTTCCGCGGCCGTAGAGATTCGCGGGATTTCTGCTGTAGGAGACGCAGAAAGGGGTGATGTAACATTTTTGGGGAATCTCAAATACTTGCCCGCCCTACGCTCTAGCCGTGCCTCTGCCGTTCTGGTTCCCATGAATTTTGAGGAGCCAGTTCCGCCAATTCTTCTCCGTGTAGAAAGTCCAACGACTGCTTTTGGAAAGCTGATCGATTTCTTTTCCGAGCCAGATCCCTCTTACACGCCGGGAGTGCATCGGCTTGCCTGCATTGCAGAAGGGGTACACATTTCTCAGGGAGTGAGCATCCAGCCGTTTGCTGTGGTAGAATCAGGAGCTCAAATTGGCACTGGAACGGTGATAGGGGCACATTGTTACATAGGACAAAAAGTCGTTATCGGAGAGAAGTGTCTTCTGCATCCTCGTGTGAGTATCCTGGCACGGTGCTTGGTTGGAAATAGGGTAGTTCTCCATCCCGGTGTAGTTTTGGGCTCAGATGGCTTTGGGTTTGAATACTTGAGAGGAAAACATGTCAAACTTCCACAAAGAGGTATTGTGCAAGTAGATGACGATGTAGAAATTGGTGCTAATACTACGGTAGATCGTGCTCGTTTTGGGCGTACTTGGATTCAGAAGGGGACTAAAATTGACAACCTTGTTCAGATTGCCCACAATGTTACTGTCGGGGAATGCTCTATTCTCTGTGGTCAAGTAGGGATTGCAGGAAGCACCAAGGTAGGGCGTTGCGTGACTATTGCAGGACAGGTGGGAATCAATGGTCATATAGAAGTGGGAGATGAGGCGGTCATTGCTGCAAAGTCCGGAGTGGTCAAGTCCGTTTCTCCAAAAGAGGTATTGATTGGAGTACCGGCCCGTCCAATCGAGGTCTACAAACGTAAATTTTTTTACGTGGAACGTCTGGAGAAATTCTATGCACGAGTACGACGGTTAGAAGAGAAAATTACCGAGCTTTTACAATGA
- the bamA gene encoding outer membrane protein assembly factor BamA — protein MHCLNPLTVVTTYLSRLVIIFCWSLCYFLLPVSDVLLAQGDPLVQGIDIQFIGPPPRISRERVLANLSMKKGLPYSWRLAKQDVRSLYATGLVSDVRISAEPLLNGVKVVVFIQGLPSIAAIHIKGTNQVPPARVRREISAKVDQALSEERLAEARRRIIRLYESKNFGQVRVSFSVQPTPKKNYVRVTFNIVEGPRIVVGKISFVGNSSLSSRELRTSLRTKSRNLLSFINGSGRLTPERLDEDKRRIRLLYQNRGFADAECIGVQVKLLPRKRVEVIYKVREGTQYHVRAIRFSGIPSNRSQKLLGLLRMREGALYTPKGLHGNLRAINGFYGKCGFLDHSVNPHVFPVGASRVDLLFDVDEGVRSYVNLIRIQGNTRTRDFVVRRELALKPGEIFDTQRMDISRARLQNLNYFSRVDLFPQSTLFPHRKDLHVLLEEKNTGNFNIGAGYSSIDSLVGFAELQQTNFDLFGWPTFYGAGQRLRIRMQYGLERKDFIVSLAEPWFLGRRLLVGIEGYYHDADYLSTVYDQMYYGGAFHFRLPITSFISMRGECRREGIYVHSVAKNTGLYIQNSKGRYTRNSLSAGLDYDTRDNLFLPRHGAIIRYTNFLSGGMLGGSVQDYGLSLDATRYVLLPRDLIFMAKARIAVTTSWGRMHRDVPIFDRLYLGGSGDLRGFDFRDVGPKDKFGNAVGGSSLFFGTLEVTFPVLPRIRGALFTDWGGVNVSNYDFSAKNTNGDIGVGLHLDFLAGTPVRFDFGYPIKCDKYNRNKGRFQFNIGYQF, from the coding sequence ATGCATTGCCTTAACCCATTGACCGTTGTGACTACCTATCTCTCACGTCTGGTTATCATTTTTTGCTGGTCTCTTTGCTATTTTCTCCTGCCGGTGTCGGATGTCCTTTTGGCACAAGGAGACCCTTTGGTGCAAGGAATCGACATTCAATTTATTGGCCCCCCCCCCAGGATCAGCAGGGAACGTGTTCTCGCAAACCTAAGCATGAAAAAAGGGCTACCCTATAGCTGGCGACTTGCGAAGCAGGATGTGCGTTCCCTTTACGCAACGGGATTGGTCTCAGACGTGCGCATCTCCGCAGAACCTCTTCTCAATGGAGTAAAGGTGGTGGTCTTCATCCAGGGATTACCCTCCATAGCTGCTATCCATATCAAGGGCACTAATCAGGTGCCGCCTGCCCGTGTGCGTAGGGAAATTTCTGCTAAGGTGGACCAGGCTTTAAGTGAGGAGCGTTTAGCGGAAGCTCGACGGAGAATCATCAGACTCTACGAGAGCAAAAACTTTGGGCAGGTACGAGTGTCATTTTCCGTTCAGCCTACACCTAAGAAAAACTATGTTCGGGTTACATTTAATATCGTAGAGGGACCCCGTATAGTCGTGGGGAAGATCTCCTTCGTCGGCAACAGTTCTCTCTCAAGTAGAGAATTGCGTACCTCTTTAAGGACAAAGAGCCGCAATCTACTTTCCTTCATTAATGGGAGTGGCAGACTGACCCCAGAGCGGTTGGATGAAGATAAGCGCAGAATCCGTCTCCTCTACCAAAATCGTGGTTTTGCAGATGCTGAATGTATCGGTGTACAGGTAAAGCTTCTTCCACGGAAAAGGGTGGAGGTTATTTACAAGGTTAGGGAGGGAACACAGTATCATGTTCGGGCCATTAGATTTAGTGGTATTCCCTCCAATAGATCGCAGAAGCTGCTTGGCCTCCTTAGGATGCGGGAAGGCGCCCTCTACACCCCAAAGGGTTTGCATGGTAATCTTAGGGCTATTAATGGCTTTTATGGGAAGTGTGGCTTCTTAGACCATAGCGTGAATCCTCACGTTTTCCCCGTTGGAGCTTCCCGAGTCGACCTTCTGTTCGATGTAGACGAGGGGGTACGGTCTTACGTCAACCTCATCAGGATTCAGGGCAATACCCGTACCAGAGACTTTGTAGTTCGGCGTGAGCTTGCCCTAAAACCGGGGGAAATTTTCGATACGCAACGGATGGATATTAGCCGGGCTCGCCTGCAGAACTTGAATTACTTCTCGCGTGTAGATCTTTTTCCACAATCTACTCTCTTTCCTCACCGGAAAGATTTACACGTTCTTCTGGAAGAGAAAAATACAGGAAATTTCAATATAGGCGCAGGTTATAGCAGCATCGATAGCTTGGTTGGTTTCGCAGAGCTGCAACAAACCAACTTTGACCTGTTTGGCTGGCCAACTTTCTATGGTGCTGGTCAACGTCTTCGAATTCGAATGCAGTATGGCCTTGAGAGAAAAGATTTTATAGTCTCACTGGCGGAGCCTTGGTTCCTGGGCCGTAGGCTCTTGGTAGGCATAGAGGGTTACTACCACGATGCCGATTATCTCAGTACGGTTTACGATCAAATGTACTATGGGGGCGCGTTCCACTTTCGTCTACCTATCACCTCGTTTATTTCCATGCGGGGTGAATGTCGCAGGGAGGGGATTTATGTCCACAGTGTTGCTAAAAACACTGGGCTATATATTCAGAACTCCAAAGGCAGATATACGAGAAACTCTCTTTCTGCAGGATTGGATTATGACACACGTGATAACCTTTTTTTGCCCAGGCACGGCGCCATAATTAGATACACTAACTTCCTCTCCGGAGGCATGTTGGGTGGAAGCGTTCAGGATTACGGACTGAGTTTAGATGCCACACGGTATGTGCTACTGCCGCGGGATTTGATTTTTATGGCAAAAGCTAGAATTGCTGTTACAACCAGTTGGGGAAGGATGCACAGAGATGTTCCAATTTTTGACCGGCTTTATCTGGGAGGGTCAGGTGACCTCCGAGGATTTGATTTTCGGGATGTAGGGCCGAAGGATAAGTTCGGAAACGCCGTTGGAGGGAGCTCGCTTTTTTTTGGTACGCTGGAGGTTACATTCCCTGTCCTGCCTAGGATTCGTGGAGCCCTCTTTACGGATTGGGGAGGAGTGAATGTGAGCAACTATGACTTTTCAGCAAAAAACACAAACGGGGACATTGGCGTCGGTCTTCATCTAGATTTTCTCGCAGGTACGCCTGTTCGTTTCGATTTTGGATACCCGATCAAATGCGATAAGTACAACCGCAACAAAGGGAGATTCCAATTCAATATTGGATACCAGTTCTAA
- a CDS encoding CNNM domain-containing protein encodes MIFITIFACMFFSFTLSGVESTLNTNRARLHHYAKLGDATASTLRSLLVQRDCLLVTVITFSTLLRILTLALLYSFLAPRTGVLGAAAAITLSIPLLTLFLVKLPQILFQRLPISAAIAFVSVLSIFQRITWPLASLLTWLASPFVAYNKREQLSMQTLAATVEIGRAVSRLMEIGQLSHTAFQLVQNLLRCRNQRISSFIIPPQDVVHVGPDTLVPELLELSRHTGTEQILVLGEHKQIMGIVDVLDLLLEGIRVGKSKSHARNIASVSSTESIHTAIRKMRAAQSSICAVTAQISGDVLGVVTIDSLLQCLLIGKNRATSPGEAALSL; translated from the coding sequence ATGATTTTCATTACAATTTTTGCCTGTATGTTCTTCAGCTTTACGCTCTCTGGTGTTGAGTCTACCCTTAATACCAATCGAGCTCGGCTACACCACTATGCTAAACTCGGCGACGCTACAGCGTCTACTCTACGTTCACTTCTAGTACAGAGAGATTGTTTGTTAGTTACGGTAATAACGTTTTCTACACTCCTTCGAATTCTCACCCTTGCATTACTATATTCCTTTCTTGCACCAAGAACTGGTGTCCTCGGCGCTGCAGCGGCAATAACGTTGAGCATCCCATTGCTTACGTTGTTCTTAGTAAAACTTCCTCAGATATTATTCCAGCGACTTCCAATTTCTGCTGCGATAGCTTTTGTCAGTGTTCTTTCCATTTTTCAAAGGATCACATGGCCACTTGCCTCTTTGCTTACTTGGCTAGCCAGTCCCTTTGTAGCCTATAACAAGCGGGAGCAGTTATCTATGCAGACCCTTGCAGCTACTGTGGAAATTGGGCGTGCTGTCTCACGTCTCATGGAGATAGGCCAGCTAAGCCATACAGCTTTTCAGCTGGTCCAGAATCTTCTCAGATGCAGAAATCAAAGGATCTCCTCCTTTATAATTCCCCCCCAGGACGTAGTACATGTTGGTCCAGATACGCTGGTTCCCGAACTCCTAGAACTTTCCCGCCATACTGGAACGGAACAAATCCTCGTTTTAGGAGAACACAAGCAGATTATGGGGATAGTAGATGTTCTTGACCTTCTACTCGAGGGCATTCGTGTTGGAAAATCTAAATCTCATGCCAGAAACATTGCCTCAGTTTCTTCCACTGAGAGCATCCACACGGCCATCCGAAAAATGCGAGCTGCCCAAAGTAGCATTTGTGCCGTCACCGCACAGATCTCTGGGGATGTACTAGGTGTTGTCACCATAGATTCTCTTCTTCAGTGCCTCCTTATAGGAAAAAATCGAGCCACCTCCCCTGGAGAGGCAGCACTTTCATTGTAA
- a CDS encoding HAD family hydrolase yields MEIRAIIFDLDDTLIADEEVSRMAFEEVGTKVTRFGVKKEDFVRDCQILACELWSAGPCFAYCDSVGISAFECLWGKFGDEQEELQKLRNWTIPFREAVFSGALHQQLPSVSPAVGLELSEGFSKARRKFQRLVPDAKEVLAYLHPRYHLGMLTNGAPSLQGEKIAASGLEPFFQAITISGERGIGKPRAEIFFQLIAELGTLPSEVVMVGNSKERDIAGACNAGIRSVWLRASEAAGDFLQPWPYAEISTLRELPALVEEMNKRNKRSG; encoded by the coding sequence ATGGAGATTCGGGCTATCATTTTTGACTTAGACGACACGTTAATAGCAGATGAGGAGGTCTCTAGGATGGCCTTCGAGGAAGTTGGCACAAAGGTCACTCGCTTTGGAGTTAAAAAAGAAGATTTTGTCAGGGACTGCCAAATCCTGGCTTGTGAACTCTGGAGTGCGGGGCCTTGCTTTGCTTACTGTGACAGCGTCGGAATTAGTGCTTTCGAGTGCCTATGGGGTAAGTTTGGCGATGAACAGGAAGAGTTGCAGAAACTCCGAAATTGGACTATCCCCTTCCGGGAAGCCGTTTTTTCTGGTGCGTTGCATCAACAATTACCCAGTGTTTCTCCTGCTGTGGGTTTAGAACTGTCCGAAGGCTTTAGCAAAGCCCGCCGTAAATTCCAGAGATTGGTGCCGGATGCTAAGGAAGTTCTGGCATACTTGCACCCTCGCTATCATCTGGGAATGCTGACGAATGGGGCGCCCTCCCTGCAGGGAGAAAAGATAGCTGCTTCTGGATTGGAGCCGTTTTTTCAGGCAATTACTATTTCCGGAGAAAGAGGAATAGGAAAGCCAAGGGCAGAAATCTTCTTCCAGTTGATAGCAGAGTTAGGTACGCTCCCGTCGGAGGTGGTTATGGTCGGTAACAGTAAGGAACGAGATATTGCGGGAGCTTGCAATGCGGGTATCCGTAGCGTCTGGCTTCGTGCTTCTGAGGCAGCAGGAGATTTTTTGCAGCCATGGCCCTATGCGGAAATTTCTACTCTGCGCGAGCTTCCAGCCTTAGTTGAAGAGATGAATAAACGGAATAAACGTTCCGGCTGA
- a CDS encoding carbohydrate porin — protein MSCFFLKRRSCRGVRRRRFTLSLLCGVALALGASSNSDSGYASQPDAIRRWWEGSHLTGGWWSGRQFLESRGLNLVGDFSAVHHGVPIGDSREISIFCHCISLTARFDFGKMLGVEGLTGQAGVQWQTGKDINGKVGAGSAFSPAAFTGHWRWRLRPIDLTYVTPEVFGIKEFFTISGGWQNPKNYFMVQPDANVFQNCAFGGGGLAANDVAFDGAYIAWGGYTRIRPTSWSYVQAGFWGAVPEALNWRNRGVYFRLARPFRHNGVFVMGEMGVSPELGAASLPGKYVFGSYYWGLPNRSFLGATYPGRFGFYWQADQMLYREPAPLTEEYPLDAGLSQRDSARSQQGLFSFVCVSHAPKFNNVVPVFLRAGLVYKGLFPNRDRDDLGVAFAFGNYSYYSVLARRTQGRFLQRTSEAVWEVDYRFQANKWLRVQPFLEYLFRPSGSGHLKDALVLGVAAQLTF, from the coding sequence ATGTCATGTTTTTTTCTGAAACGTCGTTCGTGTCGAGGAGTACGTAGGCGCAGATTTACGCTGTCCCTCTTATGTGGGGTGGCGCTTGCATTAGGCGCTAGCAGCAATAGCGATAGCGGGTATGCCAGCCAGCCGGATGCCATCAGGCGTTGGTGGGAAGGTTCCCACCTTACAGGAGGCTGGTGGAGCGGCCGTCAGTTTTTAGAGAGCCGCGGTCTTAATCTCGTCGGGGATTTCTCTGCTGTTCATCACGGAGTTCCTATAGGAGACTCCAGGGAGATTTCCATTTTCTGTCACTGCATTTCGCTGACAGCTAGGTTTGATTTTGGAAAAATGCTAGGGGTAGAGGGCCTTACCGGCCAGGCCGGGGTCCAGTGGCAGACGGGGAAGGACATTAACGGAAAAGTTGGCGCAGGAAGTGCCTTTAGCCCTGCGGCCTTTACTGGACATTGGAGGTGGCGCTTAAGGCCGATAGACCTTACATACGTGACACCGGAAGTTTTTGGTATCAAGGAGTTCTTCACTATTTCTGGTGGTTGGCAAAACCCAAAGAACTACTTCATGGTGCAACCAGACGCGAATGTGTTTCAGAATTGTGCATTCGGCGGGGGGGGGCTGGCCGCAAACGATGTTGCTTTCGACGGAGCCTACATAGCCTGGGGGGGATATACCAGAATCCGACCAACCAGTTGGTCCTATGTGCAAGCAGGTTTCTGGGGCGCGGTCCCGGAGGCTCTAAACTGGAGAAACCGAGGAGTGTACTTTCGACTGGCGCGTCCGTTTAGGCATAACGGGGTGTTTGTTATGGGAGAGATGGGTGTGAGCCCGGAGTTGGGTGCTGCGTCGCTTCCGGGCAAATATGTCTTCGGAAGTTATTACTGGGGTCTACCCAATCGTTCCTTTCTTGGAGCTACCTATCCGGGTCGGTTCGGCTTTTACTGGCAAGCCGATCAGATGCTTTATCGAGAGCCCGCCCCCCTCACTGAGGAATATCCGCTAGATGCCGGTCTTTCTCAGAGAGACAGTGCACGATCTCAGCAAGGACTTTTCTCTTTTGTCTGTGTTAGCCATGCTCCTAAGTTCAACAATGTCGTACCAGTTTTCCTGCGCGCAGGGCTGGTTTATAAGGGTCTTTTCCCGAATCGGGATAGGGATGACCTTGGCGTTGCCTTTGCATTTGGTAATTATAGCTATTACAGTGTCCTTGCACGCCGTACACAGGGTAGATTTCTCCAAAGGACGAGCGAGGCCGTGTGGGAGGTTGACTACCGCTTCCAAGCCAATAAATGGTTGCGCGTGCAACCGTTCCTAGAATACCTCTTCCGGCCAAGCGGTAGTGGCCATCTTAAAGATGCTCTAGTACTGGGAGTTGCTGCTCAGCTAACTTTCTAA
- a CDS encoding ABC transporter permease: MIRRIAVSTLFFLSLIGLWEVVAYSGKFPPVLIPKCEQIAVYLWQALCDGSLLGAIKITLGRLFIGYAISLAVGIPLGFLSARHRYFHDTIGLLSLGFQTLPSVCWIPVALLWFGQAEPALLFVVVMGTLWSVITSTESGVYTTSPVYVRSALTMGSRGIHTWIYVVLPASLPHLVGGMKQGWAFAWRSLMAAEIFVTVLTGFGLGQLLHYGRDLNAMDQVFGVMLVIVLIGLLVDRTLFSPWEAFLRHRWGTSSTAL, encoded by the coding sequence ATGATTCGCCGCATAGCAGTTTCAACACTGTTTTTTCTCTCCCTTATAGGGTTATGGGAGGTTGTTGCTTATTCTGGAAAATTTCCTCCTGTTCTTATTCCAAAATGTGAACAGATTGCTGTCTACCTTTGGCAGGCGCTGTGTGACGGATCTCTGTTAGGAGCCATAAAAATTACTCTGGGTCGTCTCTTTATCGGTTATGCCATTAGTTTAGCTGTTGGAATCCCACTTGGTTTTTTAAGCGCTCGCCATCGGTATTTCCACGACACGATCGGCCTCCTTTCCTTAGGGTTCCAGACCCTTCCGAGTGTTTGCTGGATTCCAGTGGCATTGCTTTGGTTCGGTCAAGCCGAACCAGCACTGTTGTTTGTAGTAGTGATGGGGACCCTCTGGTCTGTGATAACTTCCACAGAAAGCGGCGTATATACTACATCGCCTGTTTATGTGCGATCAGCATTAACCATGGGTTCGAGGGGAATCCACACGTGGATCTATGTCGTCCTTCCTGCCTCACTTCCACACCTTGTGGGTGGGATGAAACAAGGATGGGCATTCGCTTGGCGGTCTCTAATGGCTGCAGAAATTTTCGTCACCGTTTTAACTGGCTTTGGATTGGGGCAGCTCCTTCACTATGGACGGGATCTTAATGCAATGGACCAAGTGTTTGGAGTTATGCTCGTTATTGTGCTTATTGGGCTGCTTGTAGATCGCACTCTTTTTTCTCCTTGGGAGGCTTTTTTGCGTCATAGATGGGGAACCTCCTCAACAGCCTTATAG
- a CDS encoding OmpH family outer membrane protein, giving the protein MPRSPFSSFLLAAGILLFGTSAYAVKVGTVDMNRVFTEYYKTKEAQSQLNAERETSKRHLEERLTKLKDTMKVIESLSQDIKKPELSRLTKEAKTKKREVKVKEARELDRECSSFRAMKEQQLQEKFGHMRADIVQDIMKVVIAKVKSDSYDFVFDKSGLGFGGIPVVLHAPDDVDLTVQVISDLNDLNKGMPKTKKPKKT; this is encoded by the coding sequence ATGCCTCGATCCCCTTTTTCCTCATTCCTCCTTGCAGCAGGTATCCTTTTATTTGGGACCTCTGCATACGCCGTTAAAGTTGGCACCGTGGATATGAACCGTGTTTTCACGGAGTATTACAAGACGAAGGAAGCCCAAAGTCAGCTCAATGCCGAGCGAGAGACCTCCAAGCGACACTTAGAGGAGCGTCTTACGAAACTGAAGGACACTATGAAGGTGATTGAAAGCCTAAGTCAGGATATCAAGAAGCCTGAGCTTAGCAGGCTGACTAAGGAGGCAAAGACCAAAAAGCGGGAGGTGAAAGTTAAAGAAGCAAGGGAGCTGGACCGTGAATGCTCCAGTTTTCGAGCTATGAAGGAACAGCAGCTCCAGGAGAAATTTGGGCATATGCGAGCGGATATCGTCCAGGACATCATGAAGGTAGTCATCGCCAAGGTGAAATCTGACAGCTACGACTTTGTTTTTGATAAATCTGGGCTGGGCTTTGGAGGAATTCCAGTAGTGCTCCACGCACCCGATGATGTTGATTTAACTGTTCAGGTTATCTCTGATCTAAATGATCTAAATAAAGGGATGCCAAAGACAAAGAAGCCCAAAAAAACCTAG
- a CDS encoding hemolysin family protein, with product MNEVFYLLLPLGILLVFTSALLSMASASFSALTETMKQIAQKKDRVLAQQLEEWMCSRREVLSAINIADGLVTLPLIFFCLWWVDAQGLSVYLPGWMLAMLLFVAVTLLCELLPKLVGLAQPVFVLSICWPIVSGVYWLLGPIVLRVLTWNDLWMDRSSDNLISPDGTLSLEELQSLLEVTEEEGGVYHEEAELLQKIIKLSSEVANHCMIPRVDTFTLPDNLSNAQAVVLIRWNRHRQVPIRGETPDEILGVLDARDFLLFPERHYTGMLKPPSLVPETIQALDLLVAFQIQQKNMAILLDEYGGIEGLVTFSDLLEEIFGEDGHEHRNSPSIKRIEGGRFLASGGLHLDELGEVLGIDTSDFSAHTVGGLLIEHFGQLPKVGASMLLANWEVCVRQISRKRVLEVLISPLQQTQTSSAASLPLLK from the coding sequence ATGAATGAAGTTTTTTATCTGCTTCTACCCCTGGGCATTTTGCTGGTGTTCACCTCAGCTCTTCTTTCTATGGCGAGCGCGTCGTTTTCTGCTTTGACAGAAACCATGAAACAGATTGCACAGAAGAAGGATAGAGTGCTTGCACAACAGCTGGAAGAATGGATGTGCTCTCGTAGAGAAGTTTTAAGCGCTATTAACATAGCAGATGGTCTGGTGACGCTTCCGCTTATTTTCTTCTGTCTGTGGTGGGTAGATGCTCAAGGCCTGAGTGTTTACTTGCCGGGATGGATGTTGGCCATGCTGCTCTTTGTGGCAGTCACTCTTCTCTGTGAACTTCTACCCAAGCTTGTTGGTCTGGCACAACCAGTGTTTGTTTTGTCCATCTGTTGGCCAATTGTATCTGGCGTCTACTGGTTGCTAGGACCCATTGTTCTCCGAGTGCTAACGTGGAATGACCTCTGGATGGATAGATCTAGCGATAATCTCATTTCTCCTGATGGCACACTTTCTTTGGAAGAGCTACAGTCGCTACTCGAAGTAACTGAAGAAGAGGGGGGAGTGTACCATGAAGAGGCTGAACTACTCCAAAAGATTATCAAACTATCATCTGAGGTGGCTAATCACTGCATGATCCCACGAGTAGACACTTTTACGCTGCCTGATAATCTCTCAAACGCTCAGGCGGTGGTTCTCATCCGATGGAATAGGCACAGGCAAGTGCCAATACGAGGGGAAACACCGGACGAAATCCTTGGCGTTTTAGACGCCAGAGATTTTCTTCTATTTCCTGAGAGACACTACACAGGCATGCTTAAGCCGCCTTCTCTTGTGCCGGAAACGATCCAAGCTTTAGATCTACTCGTTGCTTTCCAGATTCAGCAAAAAAACATGGCGATTTTACTGGACGAGTACGGAGGGATTGAAGGACTTGTAACTTTTTCCGACCTCCTAGAGGAAATTTTTGGCGAAGATGGCCATGAGCACAGAAACTCCCCCTCCATCAAGAGGATAGAGGGAGGAAGATTTTTGGCAAGTGGCGGGCTACATCTCGATGAGCTTGGAGAGGTATTAGGTATCGACACTTCCGACTTTTCTGCTCATACCGTTGGGGGGCTGCTGATCGAGCATTTTGGGCAACTACCTAAGGTTGGAGCTTCTATGCTACTAGCAAACTGGGAAGTCTGTGTTCGACAGATTTCCAGAAAACGTGTTCTAGAGGTTCTTATTTCCCCACTGCAACAAACTCAAACCAGTTCAGCGGCATCTTTGCCACTGCTCAAATGA